The following DNA comes from Chitinivibrionales bacterium.
AATCCGCCGAAAATTATGCCGTTATCGGGAAGGCGACCAGGGGTAATTTTGAGGTTAAAACCTCCGGACGGTATACCTATGAGATGGGGAAAGCGCTGAGTGAAACAATTTATCCCGATGATAAAAAGCTGTGGGAAGACTGGTACAATTTCACCAAAGATCTTGCTGTTGAAGGTGCTTTTTCGGACAATGAGACACAGCGAAAGTTTGCCCGGGAATTCATCGAACACGCCGCAAATGCCGAAAATATCGATAGTAACGGCATTTTTTCATCAATTGAAAGCCTTAGAAATGCTCTTGATTCGCTAAAACCGTCACCGGACCACATGTTCTGGTTTGAGTATAATTTTCTCTTTGTTCTGGCAGGGGAGGGGGCCACTACCCTTTTGGGCGACCACTCTTCCAAAGGTTATGTACAACGAAAACGATTCTATTCGATCAGCGATGAAGCCCGGCTTCGGTATGCAAAAAATGTTGCCTCCTACCTCCTGTTTCTGACTCATACTACCGGGCTTATTTCCGATACCATTTTTAACAATGCATCAAAGAAGCTGAATTCATACCAACAGTATGATCATCTTTTAACTGATATTTCATAAATAAATTATCCATCGATATATTTCCGGCCGTGAGTGTGAAATAAAAATCCATATTTACGGCCATTATTTTTGCCGATAGTTTCAGGCAGAATACAGGCGTTCATGACCTGGGATACGAAAGGGGAGAATTTGCTCTGTACCTAAGTTTACATAATATATATTATGCGACATTTGTTATGCCGTTTATTATGCATATCAACGACTAATTCTGCACACTAAACCGGCCTCTGTTCCTCTATCGAATCACGTCAATGCCGTCGCCTTCAACGACATCACCGATTTCCCAGAAAGGATGATCCTGTTCGGAAAAAGCCTTTTTGATATCATCGAGCGCCGTCGGATCAATTGTTGCAAGCAGGCCGCCGGAGGTTTCAGGGGTGAAAAGCAATTGTTTTATTTCGAGCGGGATATCGGAAGCAAAGGAAACATGGTTCTGGTAGTGTGTTTCATTGCGGATTGTTCCTGCCGGGAATAGCCATTGACCGGCATAGTCGACGGCGCCGGGAAGAAATGGGATTTTTTCGAGCTGAAACCGAAGTTTCACCGAGCTTTTTTCGGCTATTTCCCAGCCATGGCCCAAAAGCGAAAAGCCGGTAATATCGGTACATCCATGAATATCAAAGCGTCTGAATATGGCTGAAGGAATCTTGCTGAGTTTTTTCATGCTTACAATCGCCTGTTCTACATGCGATTTTTCGGCCTGATCACCCTTTGACGCGGTGGTAATAATGCCGGTTCCGAGCATTTTGGTGAGAATTATCCGGTCGCCCTTGCGGGCATTGGCTTTGGTAAGAATTTTTTCCGGATGGACCAGTCCCAACACCGATAATCCGTATTTCGGCTCAGGATCATCGATACTGTGACCACCCGCAAGAGCCGCTCCGGCTTCTTTGAC
Coding sequences within:
- the selD gene encoding selenide, water dikinase SelD is translated as MTSAAGUAAKIGPETLAQVLQPLKNMFTPSEFPKLLVGLGVADDAAVYKVSDDLAVIQTLDFFTPIVDDPYDFGAIAAANSMSDVYAMGGEVILALNICGFPCKLPSEILSEILRGGAEKVKEAGAALAGGHSIDDPEPKYGLSVLGLVHPEKILTKANARKGDRIILTKMLGTGIITTASKGDQAEKSHVEQAIVSMKKLSKIPSAIFRRFDIHGCTDITGFSLLGHGWEIAEKSSVKLRFQLEKIPFLPGAVDYAGQWLFPAGTIRNETHYQNHVSFASDIPLEIKQLLFTPETSGGLLATIDPTALDDIKKAFSEQDHPFWEIGDVVEGDGIDVIR